One Keratinibaculum paraultunense genomic window carries:
- the recR gene encoding recombination mediator RecR, with protein MDYYALPIANLIEQLSKLPGIGRKTAQRLAFYILEMDTIEVEKLANAITNAKKKIHYCSICCNLTDTDPCHICKDDRRDKSIICVVEGAKDVIAMEKTREYKGLYHVLQGTISPMDNRGPNEIKVKELLNRVYEGEVEEVILATNPTVEGEATALYIAKLLKPLGVKTTRIAHGIPVGGDLEYFDEVTLSKAMENRREL; from the coding sequence ATGGATTATTATGCACTACCTATTGCAAACTTAATTGAGCAACTTTCAAAACTACCTGGCATTGGGAGAAAAACAGCTCAACGTTTAGCCTTTTATATACTTGAAATGGATACAATAGAGGTAGAAAAGCTGGCAAATGCTATTACAAATGCAAAGAAAAAGATTCATTATTGTAGTATATGCTGTAATTTAACTGATACAGATCCTTGTCATATATGTAAAGATGACAGAAGAGACAAATCTATAATATGTGTAGTAGAAGGAGCAAAGGATGTAATTGCAATGGAAAAGACTAGGGAATATAAGGGACTATATCATGTACTTCAGGGTACCATATCTCCCATGGATAATAGAGGACCAAATGAGATAAAGGTAAAGGAATTGTTAAATAGAGTATATGAAGGGGAAGTAGAGGAAGTAATATTGGCTACAAATCCCACAGTAGAAGGGGAAGCTACTGCACTATATATAGCAAAGCTTTTGAAACCTTTAGGTGTTAAAACTACCAGAATAGCTCATGGAATTCCAGTAGGAGGAGATTTAGAATATTTTGATGAAGTCACCCTTTCTAAAGCTATGGAAAATAGAAGGGAACTATAG
- a CDS encoding D-alanine--D-alanine ligase family protein, with protein MIIKPNDEGSSRGIHQDSLVFDMNTLIQKVEEELKTYNPPIILNKFIEGREFSVGIIGNDNNTMALPIQEVDLSQLPENLSKFYSFEVKAYYKDKVLYHIPASLTQEEKNLIESTTIKAYKTLSLKDYARVDIILKDNVPYILEINSLPGLMKGKSSLCRMAEATELGYEDLILEIVDIAIKRYNKLGKLL; from the coding sequence ATAATAATAAAACCAAATGATGAAGGGTCTAGTCGAGGTATCCACCAAGATAGCCTTGTATTTGATATGAATACATTAATACAAAAAGTAGAAGAAGAATTAAAAACATATAATCCTCCTATTATACTAAACAAATTTATAGAAGGAAGAGAATTTTCAGTAGGGATTATAGGTAATGATAATAATACAATGGCACTTCCCATACAAGAAGTTGACTTATCACAACTTCCTGAAAATCTATCTAAATTTTATAGTTTCGAAGTAAAAGCTTACTATAAAGACAAAGTATTATATCATATTCCTGCATCTTTAACACAAGAAGAAAAAAATCTAATAGAATCAACAACTATAAAAGCGTATAAAACTTTATCATTAAAAGATTATGCGAGAGTTGATATAATATTAAAAGATAATGTACCTTATATTCTAGAAATAAACTCCTTGCCAGGTCTTATGAAAGGTAAATCTTCATTGTGTAGAATGGCAGAAGCTACAGAACTAGGATATGAAGACCTAATATTAGAAATTGTAGATATTGCTATAAAAAGATACAATAAACTAGGTAAGCTTTTGTAA
- a CDS encoding iron-sulfur cluster assembly scaffold protein, producing MYSQYSIKVIEHFMSPQNVGSMVDYDGKGTYGDPRCGDFLTIYIKVKDNIIEDISFLVFGCTASVATSSMTTVLAKGKTIEEALEIKEKDIVEALDGLPKNKLHCSNLAVKALRDAIKDYLNKK from the coding sequence ATGTATTCCCAATATTCAATAAAAGTAATAGAACATTTTATGAGCCCTCAAAATGTGGGGAGCATGGTAGATTATGATGGCAAGGGTACTTATGGTGATCCTAGATGTGGAGATTTTTTGACCATATATATAAAAGTAAAGGATAATATCATAGAAGATATATCCTTCTTGGTATTTGGATGTACTGCTTCAGTGGCAACTTCTAGTATGACCACAGTACTTGCAAAGGGGAAGACTATAGAAGAAGCACTAGAAATAAAAGAGAAAGATATAGTCGAAGCCCTTGATGGGTTACCAAAGAACAAGCTTCATTGTTCTAATCTTGCTGTAAAGGCTTTAAGAGATGCTATAAAAGATTATTTAAATAAAAAATAA
- a CDS encoding aspartate kinase, producing the protein MSTVVQKYGGTSVSTIDKIKFIAKLLAKRKKAGDNLVVVVSAMGNTTDKLIELANNVSTNPSKRELDMLLSTGEQITSALLAMTLKDIGYDAIALTGFQAGIKTEDKHTRASILDIEINKVKNHLKEDKIVIVAGFQGIDKNGNITTLGRGGSDTTAVALAAKLNCPCEIYTDVEGIYGVDPKIYPNAKKLDYISYDEMLEMASLGAKVIETRAVELASKYKVPIYIALNTGSVSGTYIKELDESMEEKVITGLTTSDDDLMVTINNVLYDIKNICYIFNRLAEMDINIDMISQTAPIYGYVNISFTAPKDSKNLILKLVDELKAKMKDIEIDIQENITKISVVGLGMRTQSGVAAKLFKIFSDNNIQFKQVTTSEIRISYTINTKDKEKAVFKIAEEFNI; encoded by the coding sequence TTGTCTACAGTAGTACAAAAATACGGTGGCACTTCTGTTAGCACCATTGACAAAATTAAATTCATTGCAAAGCTTTTAGCTAAAAGGAAAAAAGCAGGAGATAATTTAGTTGTTGTAGTTTCTGCCATGGGCAACACTACTGATAAACTTATTGAATTAGCTAATAATGTCTCTACTAATCCAAGTAAAAGAGAATTAGATATGCTCCTATCTACAGGGGAACAAATAACATCTGCACTTTTGGCTATGACTCTAAAAGATATAGGATATGATGCAATTGCTTTAACAGGTTTCCAGGCAGGTATTAAAACAGAAGATAAACATACTAGAGCATCAATTTTAGATATTGAAATTAATAAAGTTAAAAATCATCTAAAAGAAGATAAAATTGTAATAGTAGCTGGTTTTCAAGGTATAGATAAAAATGGTAATATCACTACTCTAGGAAGAGGAGGATCCGATACTACAGCGGTAGCCTTAGCAGCTAAATTAAACTGCCCATGTGAAATATATACAGATGTTGAAGGAATATATGGGGTAGACCCCAAAATTTATCCTAATGCAAAAAAGCTTGATTATATTAGTTATGATGAAATGCTAGAGATGGCTAGTTTAGGAGCGAAAGTAATAGAAACAAGAGCTGTGGAGTTAGCTAGTAAATATAAAGTACCTATATACATAGCTTTAAATACTGGCTCCGTTTCAGGAACTTATATAAAGGAGTTGGATGAATCTATGGAAGAAAAAGTAATTACAGGTTTAACAACTAGTGATGATGATTTAATGGTAACCATTAATAATGTTTTATATGATATCAAAAATATTTGTTATATTTTTAATAGACTGGCAGAAATGGATATAAATATCGATATGATAAGTCAAACTGCTCCAATTTATGGTTATGTAAATATATCATTTACGGCTCCAAAAGATAGCAAAAATCTTATATTAAAATTAGTTGATGAATTAAAAGCAAAAATGAAAGATATAGAAATAGATATTCAAGAAAATATAACTAAAATATCAGTAGTAGGATTAGGTATGAGAACACAATCAGGAGTTGCTGCAAAATTATTTAAGATATTTTCTGATAATAATATTCAATTTAAGCAAGTAACTACATCTGAAATTAGAATATCCTATACTATAAATACAAAAGATAAAGAAAAAGCTGTATTTAAAATAGCAGAAGAATTCAATATATAA
- a CDS encoding gamma-glutamylcyclotransferase family protein has translation MLYFAYASNLSKEYMLSRCPEAIPIKKVILKGYRLVFNQLADIIQEENESVLGALYVISKQELIKLDRLEGYPDLYDRIIVEVEDEKGNKYDAVAYSMVEKKIEAPPSQYYDILVKGYEDWGLPLDALEKAKNYKK, from the coding sequence ATGCTTTACTTTGCTTATGCTAGTAATTTGAGCAAAGAATATATGCTGTCTAGATGTCCAGAAGCTATACCTATTAAAAAGGTAATTCTAAAAGGCTATAGATTGGTATTTAATCAGTTGGCAGATATAATTCAAGAAGAAAATGAGAGTGTATTAGGGGCACTATATGTAATTTCTAAACAGGAGTTGATAAAATTAGATAGGCTAGAAGGATATCCTGACTTATATGATAGAATTATAGTAGAAGTAGAAGACGAAAAAGGGAACAAATATGATGCTGTTGCTTATTCTATGGTAGAGAAAAAAATAGAAGCTCCACCTAGTCAGTATTACGATATATTAGTGAAAGGCTATGAAGACTGGGGTTTGCCATTAGATGCACTAGAAAAAGCTAAAAATTATAAAAAATAA
- a CDS encoding gamma carbonic anhydrase family protein, which produces MLRNLKDKITKIHPDTFIAESANVIGDVTIDKGSSIWYNAVARGDMNYIKIGKHTNIQDNVTLHVDTDAPLEIGDYTTIGHNAVVHGCTVGNNCLIGMGAAILNGAVIGDNCIIGAGALITEDTVIPSNSLVIGIPGKVKRQVTEREIKTIKHNAERYEKLWRDEYI; this is translated from the coding sequence ATGTTAAGAAATCTAAAAGATAAAATAACTAAAATTCATCCAGATACTTTTATAGCAGAGTCGGCAAATGTAATAGGAGATGTAACCATTGATAAGGGAAGTAGTATTTGGTATAATGCTGTAGCCCGAGGAGATATGAATTATATAAAAATAGGAAAACATACCAATATTCAAGACAATGTAACTTTACATGTAGATACTGATGCACCTTTAGAAATTGGTGATTATACCACAATAGGGCATAATGCAGTAGTTCATGGATGTACAGTAGGCAATAATTGTTTAATAGGAATGGGAGCTGCTATATTAAATGGAGCTGTAATAGGAGATAATTGTATAATTGGGGCAGGAGCTTTAATTACAGAAGATACAGTGATACCATCTAATTCATTGGTAATAGGTATACCAGGGAAGGTGAAAAGGCAAGTAACAGAAAGGGAAATAAAAACAATTAAACATAATGCAGAAAGATATGAAAAACTGTGGAGAGATGAATATATATAA
- a CDS encoding NifB/NifX family molybdenum-iron cluster-binding protein gives MKIALSSSGKDLNSYLDLRFGRCEYFIIYDLEKEKFKVLENKGKYSSGGAGITSAQQLIDESVDGVISNNIGPNAYELLNSSGIKMYKGKNISCKLLIESFKANELEEIKEAGPSQKGGH, from the coding sequence ATGAAAATAGCACTATCATCAAGTGGAAAGGATTTAAATAGTTATTTAGATTTAAGATTTGGAAGATGTGAATATTTTATAATCTATGATTTAGAAAAAGAAAAATTTAAAGTTTTAGAAAACAAAGGAAAATATTCTAGCGGTGGAGCAGGAATTACATCAGCTCAACAGTTAATAGACGAATCTGTAGATGGAGTTATTTCCAACAATATTGGACCTAATGCATATGAACTGTTAAATAGTTCTGGTATAAAAATGTACAAAGGTAAAAACATTTCTTGTAAATTATTAATAGAATCATTTAAAGCTAATGAATTGGAGGAAATAAAGGAAGCGGGACCATCTCAAAAGGGAGGACATTAA
- a CDS encoding ATP-binding protein, whose translation MNIAVLSGKGGTGKTTISTNLALLLKANYIDCDVEEPNGFIFLKPEYITKQYVEVEIPEIDEENCTLCGRCVEICKFNALAKAKDKIILFDKLCHSCGACILACPIDAIKFTKRTIGVIEQGKKGEILLKRGLLNIGEPISVPILKELLKDLPEEEINLLDSPPGTSCNVVNVLNYADIAILVTEPTAFGLHDLKMAVELVKRLNIPFGLIINKYDENNLYLKEYIEEEGIKIVGYLPYKKEIAEAYSKGKILIEEKEYKDAFKNIANNIKEVLL comes from the coding sequence ATGAATATAGCAGTATTAAGTGGCAAAGGAGGAACAGGAAAGACTACTATTTCTACCAATTTAGCATTATTATTAAAAGCTAATTACATAGATTGCGATGTAGAAGAGCCTAATGGTTTTATATTTCTTAAACCAGAATATATTACAAAACAATATGTAGAAGTAGAGATACCAGAAATAGATGAAGAAAATTGTACATTATGTGGAAGATGTGTTGAAATTTGTAAATTTAACGCATTGGCAAAAGCGAAGGATAAAATTATATTATTCGATAAATTATGTCATAGTTGTGGTGCTTGTATTTTAGCTTGTCCTATAGATGCAATAAAATTTACTAAAAGAACTATAGGAGTAATAGAACAAGGTAAAAAAGGAGAAATTTTATTAAAAAGAGGATTATTAAATATAGGAGAGCCAATATCAGTACCTATATTGAAAGAATTATTAAAGGATTTACCCGAAGAAGAAATCAACTTATTAGATAGCCCTCCAGGGACTTCATGCAATGTAGTTAATGTTCTTAATTATGCTGATATAGCTATATTAGTGACAGAACCGACCGCCTTTGGACTTCATGATTTAAAGATGGCAGTAGAATTAGTTAAGAGGCTAAATATCCCCTTTGGATTAATAATCAATAAATATGATGAAAACAATTTGTATTTAAAAGAATATATTGAAGAAGAAGGTATAAAGATTGTAGGCTATCTTCCCTATAAGAAAGAAATAGCTGAAGCTTATTCTAAAGGGAAAATCCTAATTGAAGAAAAAGAATATAAAGATGCTTTTAAAAACATTGCAAATAATATAAAGGAGGTACTACTATGA
- a CDS encoding ATP-binding protein gives MRLAVISGKGGTGKTTIATSIAELENGSVRIDADVEASNMYLYYTGKDMDKEYFSASQVAYVDLSLCNQCGICNEICKFDAIDLGKVNELKCEGCGACIISCPEKAITLVEEKTADIYRTEIPNGNIFRAKMEIGADGSGLLISHLREKAEEYGKNTLTILDGSPGIGCPVIASITGNHWVLIVTEPTKSGFEDFLRVYELTKHFNIPAMVCINKYDINEEVTAEIEDYCKKNNIPLVGKIPFDETIVQSINELKPIIYYENSKANQAIRNMWKKMKEDYLKI, from the coding sequence ATGAGACTAGCAGTTATAAGTGGTAAAGGAGGAACAGGAAAAACCACTATTGCAACCTCTATTGCTGAATTGGAAAACGGTTCAGTAAGAATCGATGCTGACGTAGAAGCTTCTAATATGTATCTATATTATACAGGGAAGGACATGGATAAAGAATATTTTTCTGCTAGCCAAGTAGCTTATGTAGATTTAAGCTTATGTAATCAATGTGGTATTTGCAATGAAATATGTAAATTTGATGCCATAGATTTAGGCAAAGTAAATGAATTAAAATGTGAAGGTTGTGGAGCATGTATCATATCATGCCCAGAAAAAGCAATAACCTTAGTAGAAGAAAAAACAGCTGACATATATAGAACAGAAATACCTAATGGGAACATATTTAGAGCTAAAATGGAAATTGGCGCAGATGGTTCAGGATTACTGATATCTCACTTAAGGGAAAAGGCAGAGGAATATGGGAAAAATACATTAACTATACTAGATGGTTCACCTGGAATAGGTTGTCCTGTTATAGCATCTATTACAGGTAATCACTGGGTGCTTATTGTTACAGAGCCAACAAAATCTGGATTTGAGGATTTTTTAAGAGTATATGAATTAACTAAACATTTTAATATACCAGCTATGGTATGCATAAACAAATATGATATAAATGAAGAAGTAACAGCTGAAATAGAAGATTACTGTAAAAAAAACAATATTCCCTTAGTAGGGAAGATACCCTTTGATGAGACAATAGTGCAATCTATAAATGAATTAAAGCCCATAATATATTATGAAAATAGTAAAGCTAATCAAGCCATAAGAAATATGTGGAAAAAAATGAAAGAAGATTATTTAAAAATTTAA
- a CDS encoding NifB/NifX family molybdenum-iron cluster-binding protein: protein MKIAVATDKGKVSSHFGHCEGFTVYEVDKDKVTNREFVPNPGHKPGFLPVFLKEKGINVIISGGMGVKAQQLFSDNDIQVIVGATGDCDQVIKEYINGNLESTGEVCEEHAHEGHCED from the coding sequence ATGAAAATTGCAGTTGCAACAGATAAGGGTAAAGTGAGTAGTCACTTTGGTCATTGTGAGGGATTTACTGTATATGAAGTTGATAAAGATAAGGTGACAAATCGTGAATTTGTACCAAACCCCGGTCATAAACCAGGTTTTCTTCCAGTTTTTTTGAAAGAAAAAGGCATAAATGTAATAATATCAGGAGGCATGGGAGTTAAAGCACAACAACTATTTTCTGATAATGACATTCAAGTAATAGTAGGTGCTACTGGTGATTGTGATCAAGTTATAAAGGAGTATATAAATGGAAATCTAGAATCTACAGGAGAAGTATGTGAAGAACATGCACACGAAGGGCATTGTGAGGACTAG
- a CDS encoding DUF5320 domain-containing protein yields MPGFDGTGPRGMGPMTGRGMGYCRPRRFYGRGMRYGFRYGRSRGFAYGPGVYALSPEEEKAMLEEEKTYLKARLDEVNKILEDFKKE; encoded by the coding sequence ATGCCAGGATTTGATGGAACAGGACCTAGAGGTATGGGACCTATGACAGGAAGAGGAATGGGATATTGCAGACCAAGAAGGTTTTATGGTAGAGGGATGAGATATGGTTTTAGATATGGAAGAAGCAGGGGATTTGCTTATGGACCAGGAGTTTACGCTCTTAGTCCAGAAGAAGAAAAAGCCATGTTAGAAGAAGAAAAAACCTATTTAAAAGCTAGACTTGATGAAGTAAATAAAATACTAGAGGATTTTAAGAAAGAATAA
- a CDS encoding DUF134 domain-containing protein translates to MARPRKRRIVCKLPNIKVYGPLDGNIHDEPIILSVEEYEVIRLIDLEGLEQEQCAERMGVARSTVQRMYTEAKQKVADSLVNGKILRIEGGDYILCEEDNNRCISCNRGRHRHRRGKMG, encoded by the coding sequence ATGGCTAGACCTAGAAAGCGAAGAATAGTATGTAAGCTACCAAATATAAAAGTATATGGACCATTAGATGGCAACATTCATGATGAACCTATTATATTATCTGTAGAAGAATATGAGGTAATACGTCTTATAGACTTGGAAGGTTTAGAACAGGAGCAATGTGCTGAAAGGATGGGAGTAGCTCGTTCAACAGTACAAAGAATGTATACTGAGGCGAAACAAAAGGTTGCGGATAGTTTGGTAAATGGGAAGATTCTAAGGATAGAAGGAGGAGATTATATATTGTGTGAGGAAGATAATAACCGATGTATTTCATGTAATAGAGGACGACATAGACATAGGAGAGGGAAAATGGGGTAA
- a CDS encoding YitT family protein, whose product MNKKVKEYLLITLGMFMVAAGLYFFLMPDNLAIGGANGLAIVLNHWIPSISVGAFMIIINIILFIIGFLAIGTSFGIKTIYASIGTSVIVSLFEKFLPYYNSPTEDIILQLIFGVLVSAIGMGIVFNQNASTGGTDIIAKILNKFLGIGLGKGVLIADLAIVLGAGFSFGFELGMYSLLGVIVNGFVIDSTIEGMNLSKSVSIISEHSDEIKKYIVEELGRGATIYYAEGAYTRRKKDVIVTIVDRKDFIKLRSFIKDIDKNAFVTVNNIYEVLGDGFMDIES is encoded by the coding sequence TTGAATAAAAAGGTTAAAGAATATTTATTGATAACCTTAGGGATGTTTATGGTTGCTGCTGGCTTATACTTCTTTTTGATGCCGGATAATTTAGCCATTGGTGGAGCTAATGGGCTAGCTATTGTTCTCAACCATTGGATACCTTCTATATCTGTGGGTGCTTTTATGATAATAATAAATATAATATTATTTATTATTGGCTTCTTAGCCATAGGTACCAGCTTTGGCATAAAAACCATATACGCTAGTATAGGTACTTCTGTTATAGTTTCTTTATTTGAAAAGTTTTTACCTTATTATAATAGTCCAACTGAAGATATTATACTTCAGCTAATTTTTGGAGTACTTGTATCAGCCATTGGCATGGGAATAGTTTTTAATCAAAATGCATCAACGGGAGGAACTGATATAATAGCCAAAATACTAAATAAGTTTTTAGGAATAGGATTGGGAAAAGGAGTATTGATTGCAGATTTGGCCATAGTCTTAGGCGCAGGATTCTCCTTTGGATTTGAACTAGGCATGTATTCCCTATTAGGAGTGATAGTAAACGGCTTTGTAATAGATTCTACCATAGAGGGGATGAATCTAAGTAAATCAGTAAGTATAATAAGTGAACATAGTGATGAGATAAAAAAATATATAGTAGAAGAACTGGGAAGGGGAGCTACCATATATTATGCAGAAGGAGCCTATACAAGAAGAAAAAAAGATGTCATAGTTACTATAGTAGATAGAAAAGATTTTATAAAGCTGAGAAGTTTTATAAAGGATATAGATAAAAATGCCTTTGTTACGGTAAATAATATATACGAAGTACTTGGAGATGGATTTATGGATATTGAAAGCTAG
- a CDS encoding CobW family GTP-binding protein has protein sequence MVNKSKLYLLTGFLGAGKTTFLTNVLEKLKGKRVAVIMNEFGKVGIDGTIIEREGMELVEINRGSIFCSCLQLSFVSALVEMADKDMEYVFVESSGLADPSNIGEFLEAVKAAKGDVYDYSGAICIVDGVNFLEQVEDIETVERQLKFCHLVILSKVDLIDEYKLNSVKAKIKEINPKVDIVESVNGQIDYNFLEEDLVKEGWMGVEDTTNTPENRPKTLILTYEGNTTKEKLTQFIDAIKKDCYRVKGFCQLENGWNQVDVVGNRVDYKPTDKREEKSQLVIISKIGPQIIRPIFNTWEDIVGEKMILR, from the coding sequence ATGGTAAATAAAAGCAAATTATATTTACTTACAGGCTTTTTAGGTGCAGGAAAGACCACCTTCTTAACCAATGTTTTGGAGAAGTTAAAGGGGAAAAGAGTAGCAGTAATAATGAATGAATTTGGTAAAGTAGGGATAGATGGAACTATAATTGAAAGAGAAGGCATGGAGCTAGTAGAGATAAATAGAGGTTCCATATTTTGTTCTTGCCTACAACTTTCTTTTGTATCAGCATTAGTGGAGATGGCAGATAAGGATATGGAATATGTATTTGTAGAAAGCTCAGGACTAGCTGATCCCTCTAATATAGGGGAGTTTTTAGAAGCAGTAAAGGCAGCTAAAGGAGATGTATACGATTATAGTGGAGCTATTTGTATAGTAGATGGAGTAAATTTTTTAGAACAAGTAGAAGATATAGAGACGGTAGAAAGACAGCTTAAGTTTTGCCATCTAGTGATTTTAAGCAAAGTAGATTTAATAGACGAATATAAGCTAAACAGTGTTAAGGCTAAGATCAAGGAAATAAATCCTAAGGTGGATATTGTAGAATCTGTAAATGGGCAAATAGACTATAATTTCTTAGAAGAGGATCTTGTAAAAGAAGGGTGGATGGGAGTAGAGGATACCACCAATACGCCAGAAAATAGACCTAAAACTTTAATACTAACCTATGAAGGAAATACTACAAAGGAAAAACTTACCCAATTTATAGATGCCATTAAAAAGGATTGCTATAGGGTTAAGGGATTCTGCCAATTGGAAAATGGTTGGAATCAAGTAGATGTAGTAGGTAATAGAGTAGATTATAAACCAACGGATAAAAGGGAAGAAAAATCTCAACTGGTAATTATATCTAAAATAGGTCCTCAAATAATAAGACCTATATTTAATACTTGGGAAGATATAGTAGGAGAAAAGATGATATTAAGATAA
- a CDS encoding ArsR/SmtB family transcription factor encodes MDKLLNYFKLLSDETRLRIMVLLYHGKFCVCQITGITGISQPNVSKHLARLRDMGLVKDEKKEQYTFYSLNLEDKIFEDILQKIVENVEEYPVLKLDLEKSKAAAKYIELANMKK; translated from the coding sequence GTGGATAAATTATTAAACTATTTCAAACTACTTTCAGATGAAACTCGCCTTAGGATAATGGTGCTTTTGTACCATGGGAAGTTTTGCGTATGTCAAATTACAGGAATTACTGGTATATCTCAACCTAATGTATCTAAACATTTAGCTAGGCTTAGAGATATGGGATTAGTAAAGGATGAAAAAAAGGAGCAATATACCTTCTATTCATTAAACTTGGAGGATAAGATTTTTGAAGATATATTACAAAAAATAGTTGAAAATGTAGAAGAATATCCAGTACTTAAATTGGATTTGGAGAAGAGTAAAGCAGCAGCTAAATATATTGAACTAGCAAATATGAAAAAATAG
- a CDS encoding permease — protein sequence MNIFTWLNDQLLKMKWLWDLVELLVEKVFGLSMGTRVGDSIHFFIYDTIKIFVLLIVMIFIISFIQSYFPPEKTKKIIGRFKGLKGNIFGALLGTVTPFCSCSSIPIFIGFISAGLPLGATFSFLISSPMIDLASLMLLMSFFGARIAIAYVTVGLIVAIIGGIFINKLKMEEYVESYVWDVENVDIEIEKMSRKDRVKFAKEQVKDIVGRVWPYILVGVGIGAGIHNWVPQSIIERILGEGNSFSVLIATFIGIPIYADIFGTIPIAEALITKGVGIGTVVSFMMGVTTLSIPSLVMLSKVVKPRLLATFVAIVTLGIIIVGYGLNGFSFLLIQ from the coding sequence ATGAATATATTTACCTGGCTCAATGATCAGCTATTAAAAATGAAATGGCTTTGGGATCTAGTGGAATTACTAGTTGAAAAGGTATTTGGTCTATCCATGGGGACAAGGGTAGGAGATAGCATTCACTTTTTCATATATGATACTATAAAGATATTTGTGTTATTAATAGTAATGATATTTATTATATCCTTCATACAGAGTTATTTTCCTCCAGAGAAAACCAAAAAAATCATTGGCAGATTTAAGGGATTGAAGGGGAATATATTTGGTGCCCTATTGGGAACTGTAACTCCCTTTTGTTCCTGCTCTAGCATACCTATATTCATAGGATTTATATCAGCAGGACTACCTTTAGGGGCTACCTTCTCCTTTTTAATATCATCTCCTATGATAGATTTGGCTTCTCTAATGCTACTTATGTCCTTTTTTGGTGCAAGAATAGCCATAGCCTATGTAACTGTAGGTTTAATAGTGGCAATTATAGGTGGAATATTTATCAATAAATTAAAAATGGAGGAATATGTAGAATCCTATGTATGGGATGTGGAAAATGTAGATATTGAAATAGAAAAGATGAGCCGTAAAGACAGGGTAAAATTTGCCAAGGAACAGGTAAAGGATATAGTAGGTAGAGTATGGCCCTATATATTAGTAGGTGTCGGTATAGGAGCTGGTATTCATAACTGGGTACCTCAGTCTATTATAGAGAGGATTTTAGGGGAAGGTAATTCCTTTTCAGTACTGATAGCTACATTCATTGGCATACCAATATATGCAGATATATTTGGTACCATCCCCATAGCAGAAGCATTAATAACCAAAGGAGTAGGGATTGGCACAGTAGTATCCTTTATGATGGGAGTTACTACTCTATCCATTCCATCTTTGGTCATGCTAAGCAAAGTAGTAAAACCAAGGCTACTAGCTACTTTTGTAGCTATTGTAACTTTAGGAATAATAATCGTAGGATATGGACTTAATGGTTTTTCCTTTTTATTAATACAATGA
- a CDS encoding thioredoxin family protein, whose amino-acid sequence MEIMILGTGCSKCEKLEKNLEVALKELSIDANIEKVDNLAVIVSYGVMSTPGLVIDGEVKSIGKVPNVKELKKMLGK is encoded by the coding sequence ATGGAAATTATGATATTAGGTACTGGCTGTTCCAAATGTGAAAAGTTGGAGAAGAATTTGGAAGTTGCATTAAAAGAATTAAGTATAGATGCAAATATAGAAAAGGTAGACAATTTAGCAGTAATAGTAAGCTACGGAGTCATGAGTACCCCTGGTCTAGTAATAGACGGGGAAGTTAAATCCATTGGGAAAGTTCCCAATGTGAAAGAACTAAAGAAGATGTTGGGTAAATAA